In Hemicordylus capensis ecotype Gifberg chromosome 13, rHemCap1.1.pri, whole genome shotgun sequence, a single window of DNA contains:
- the MPRIP gene encoding myosin phosphatase Rho-interacting protein isoform X9, with translation MDKPDLLNFKKGWLTKQYEDGQWKKHWFVLTDQSLRYYRDSVAEEAADLDGEIDLSTCFDVTEYPVQRNYGFQIHTKEGEFTLSAMTSGIRRNWIQTIMKHVRPTTAPDVTRKSFSLKLSVLKPSSLPEEKSKTSSSFEACPKPSEKQDSEQAEIDPEYKRSRARERRREGRSKTFDWAEFRPIQQALAQERANLAETSKDSAVPFPKEPGTPDADPGELERERARRREERRKRFESLDAPDGGGPEDFSRMEVDRLPGLPITSETKPQSVHVEIEQRWHQVETTPLREEKQVPIAPLHLAPSEDSGETVHKQHLTTLLEKELEQSQKAASELLEQNRALQDQLKVALGREQSAREGYVLQTEVATSSSGAWQRLHKVNQDLQSELEAQCQRQELINQQIQSLKRSYGEAKDVIRHHEAEIQSLQARLSNAAAELSIKEQTLAKLKSDLKAEKEKAEEQMEEWQHSETALSSQLKASEQKLKNAEALLLEKTQELRDLETQQALQRDYQKEVQRLQERIADLSQQLSASEQSRMLMEEKLQRNYEALLESCEKEKQVLIQSLKEVEDKVSEYEDQLQDNEQQMEILQKEKLTATFEGSEIVHQLEEQLEMKEASIQKLAEHIKSLEEERDQIKCRFQELMNQVAESDNEVAKLQAKLKMEENNYRTLEHSCGEMSGQFQNLQKILREKEEELRVVRETHLKVVGKKGQDFGEPLFKMAAVSSIEEAEENQQSKDGMLKILADETLAPCVAKDTHNLCAALKVDNGQVVEPGQHLQVQGRHPVLDCMLTGDDNNDEGLHSSQRQICEHTVNIDDCRSLSKSVDLQERETCLKDLAKPDVEIPGAKRQRIRFSNIQCQKYVHPDGSEKTWTSSTSSDTSQDRSLSEESMSSEPAPCYPASGDSETYLSIIHSLETKLYITEEKLKDVTMKLESQQGHNQDTLIALHNQWTGTEAQLREQLQNSLTQVGLLVSQLESEKQEKLKLIANHTLELGGFQGRNEQALTCLMQCREQLRTLPGSDRERERERLGDALSSMKTILSNAIQGLQRTLALPDHQPRERLTAQTLHAESNLMEEEGEGEKSALQQQQVELSEQDHLRLLSRRVAFEACLINQIADSLRDTTSKVSVVLREIHGTVDAVLVEPSNISQMAVALADVLSKKLVLEDEFWSQVEELRKHLGDKEENGGRKTEAVSSVVPQCLIHTAADTTLIKAELGFVAQKMRESFHQRLKAVEEELHNTRTALQQHKCMLEEIINAYRTSEFDSVMQQISKALEIQEGASEKASMAWDASLGDRMSEDHSLQDLSSQALAAVLEDLAQHLKDRANVLKEISVALLSLSPEEALRDCHKLLKISHNSPYEACVGDLERYSSLLVQDAIIQAQVCYGAYRARLEYIKEARLYKESLPNMDALCQERIKAVTALREEYEELLRKQQSEYAEMIVVLEKENADLKAKVAQLDNQRKFLEEEQHEQSKKMSELQDRYEDEIRNVVEQLNSTEDTLKAKQTEGLHQLDALLQDKQNLEKYHDEQIQMLENTFQVKMKELQVLHNEELLVLQERYNQNLQHLQVSLDEYQKQHTETLPIMASETGAGEECAADQLNRGMQVSESEKNTMHGLRERVQELEAQMDVMRDELENKHLEGNASTLREKYQKDFENLKATCERGFAAMEETHQKKIEDLQRQHQRELEKLREEKDRLLAEETAATISAIEAMKNAHREELERELEKTQRSQISSINSDIEALRRQYLEELQSVQRELEVLSEQYSQKCLENAHLAQALEAERQALRQCQRENQELNAHNQELNNRLAAEITRLRTLLTGEGGVETAGSPLTQGKDAYELEVLLRVKESEIQYLKQEISSLKDELQTALREKKYASDKYKDIYTELSIVKAKADCDLSRLKEQLKAATEALGGKSPENTTVSGYGQSPQLARLLNGSSAKSRVSVEALCGDSYDIMKSKSNPDFLKKDRTSVGRQLRNIRSKSLKEGLTVQERLKLFESKDLKKD, from the exons AGGCCTGTCCCAAACCAAGTGAAAAGCAGGACTCCGAGCAAGCAGAGATTGACCCCGAGTACAAGCGCAGCCGTGCCCGGGAGCGCAGGAGAGAAGGCCGCTCCAAAACGTTTGACTGGGCTGAGTTCCGGCCCATCCAGCAAGCCCTGGCGCAAGAGCGAGCAAACCTGGCCGAGACGTCCAAGGACAGCGCTGTTCCTTTCCCCAAGGAGCCTGGCACCCCCGATGCAGACCCTGGGGAGCTGGAGCGGGAGCGGGCCCGGCGGAGAGAGGAGAGGCGCAAGCGCTTTGAGAGCCTGGATGCCCCTGACGGGGGAGGCCCGGAGGATTTCTCCAGGATGGAGGTGGACAGGCTCCCGGGTTTGCCCATCACTTCGGAAACCAAGCCCCAGAGCGTCCATGTGGAGATAGAGCAGCGGTGGCACCAGGTCGAGACGACCCCTCTGCGAGAGGAGAAGCAAGTCCCCATCGCCCCCTTGCACCTCGCCCCCTCGGAGGACAGCGGCGAGACAGTCCACAAGCAGCACCTCACCACGCTCCTGGAGAAAGAG CTGGAGCAGAGCCAGAAAGCCGCCTCGGAGCTGCTGGAGCAGAACCGTGCCCTGCAGGACCAGCTGAAAGTAGCCTTGGGCCGGGAGCAGAGCGCGCGAGAAGGCTACGTCCTGCAG ACTGAGGTGGCCACATCCTCCTCGGGGGCCTGGCAGAGGCTCCATAAAGTCAACCAAGACCTCCAGAGCGAGCTGGAAGCTCAGTGTCAGCGCCAGGAGCTGATCAATCAGCAGATCCAGTCACTTAAGCGTAGCTATGGGGAAGCAAAGGATGTGATCCGGCATCACGAAGCAGAGATCCAGAGCCTGCAAGCAAGGCTCAGCAATGCCGCCGCAGAGCTCTCCATCAAAGAGCAAACTCTGGCCAAGCTGAAAAGTGACTTGAAGGCTGAGAAGGAGAAAGCTGAAGAGCAGATGGAGGAGTGGCAGCACAGTGAAACAGCGCTGAGCTCCCAGCTGAAAGCCAGTGAGCAGAAGCTCAAGAACGCAGAAGCGCTCCTGCTGGAGAAGACCCAAGAGCTGAGGGATTTGGAAACACAGCAAGCCTTGCAAAGAGACTATCAGAAAGAAGTGCAGCGGCTGCAGGAGCGGATTGCTGACCTGAGCCAGCAGCTGAGTGCCAGTGAGCAGTCTCGGATGCTGATGGAAGAGAAGCTGCAGAGGAATTACGAGGCCTTGCTCGAGAGCTGTGAGAAGGAGAAGCAAGTTTTGATCCAGAGCCTGAAGGAAGTGGAGGATAAGGTCAGCGAGTACGAGGACCAGCTTCAGGATAATGAGCAGCAGATGGAAATCctacagaaggagaaactgactGCAACGTTTGAAGGCAGTGAAATCGTACACCAGCTGGAAGAGCAACTAGAGATGAAGGAAGCCAGCATCCAGAAGCTCGCTGAGCACATCAAGAGTCTTGAGGAGGAACGGGATCAGATTAAATGCAGGTTCCAAGAGCTGATGAACCAAGTTGCCGAGTCAGATAATGAGGTTGCCAAGCTGCAAGCCAAGTTGAAAATGGAGGAGAACAACTATCGCACTCTAGAGCATTCGTGCGGGGAGATGTCAGGCCAGTTTCAGAATTTGCAGAAGATtctgagagagaaggaggaagagttGAGAGTGGTGAGGGAAACCCACCTGAAAGTGGTTGGGAAGAAGGGTCAGGACTTTGGTGAACCtttgtttaaaatggctgctgtgagtaGCATAGAGGAAGCAGAAGAAAATCAACAGTCCAAAGATGGCATGTTGAAAATATTGGCTGATGAGACTTTGGCACCATGTGTTGCAAAAgacacacacaatttgtgtgcTGCACTGAAAGTTGATAATGGTCAAGTTGTAGAAccaggacaacatctgcaggttCAAGGAAGACATCCAGTTTTGGATTGCATGCTCACTGgtgatgataataatgatgaaGGCCTCCATAGCAGTCAGaggcagatatgtgaacacacagtgAACATAGATGACTGTAGATCTCTGTCAAAGTCTGTAGACCTTCAAGAGAGGGAGACTTGTCTGAAGGACTTGGCAAAACCTGATGTAGAAATTCCAGGAGCCAAAAGGCAACGGATACGTTTCTCCAATATTCAGTGTCAAAAATATGTTCACCCTGATGGATCAGAGAAGACATGGACCAGCAGCACTTCTTCAGATACCAGCCAAGATAGGTCactttctgaagagagcatgtcTTCAGAACCAGCTCCTTGTTACCCAGCTTCAGGTGATTCCGAGACTTATCTCTCTATCATCCATTCTCTAGAAACTAAACTTTATATCACGGAAGAAAAGCTGAAAGATGTCACCATGAAACTTGAAAGCCAACAGGGCCATAATCAAGACACCCTCATAGCACTTCATAACCAGTGGACTGGCACGGAAGCCCAGCTTAGGGAGCAGCTTCAGAATAGTCTGACTCAAGTCGGCTTGCTGGTTTCACAGCTGGAAAGTGAGAAGCAAGAAAAACTCAAGTTAATAGCAAATCACACCCTCGAGCTGGGAGGATTCCAGGGGAGAAATGAACAAGCCTTAACATGCCTAATGCAGTGCAGAGAACAGCTTAGAACTTTGCCCGGATCCgacagggaaagagagagagagagacttggggATGCCCTGTCTAGTATGAAAACAATCTTATCTAATGCAATTCAGGGCTTACAAAGGACACTTGCTTTGCCTGATCACCAGCCAAGAGAGAGGCTTACAGCCcaaactttgcatgcagaaagcaacttgatggaggaggaaggggagggggagaaatctgccctccaacaGCAGCAAGTAGAATTGTCTGAACAAGACCATTTAAGGTTGCTTTCCAGAAGGGTGGCTTTTGAAGCCTGCTTGATCAACCAGATAGCAGACTCTTTGAGGGACACAACATCCAAGGTTTCGGTGGTTCTCAGAGAGATTCATGGCACAGTGGATGCAGTCTTGGTAGAGCCTTCAAATATTTCACAGATGGCAGTGGCTTTGGCTGATGTCTTATCTAAAAAGCTAGTGTTAGAAGATGAGTTTTGGAGCCAGGTAGAGGAGTTAAGAAAGCACTTGGGTGACAAGGAAGAAAATGGGGGGAGGAAAACGGAGGCTGTGAGTTCCGTTGTCCCACAGTGCCTCATTCACACTGCTGCAGACACCACTCTAATTAAAGCAGAGCTTGGTTTTGTTGCCCAGAAAATGAGGGAATCCTTTCATCAGAGGTTAAAAGCCGTAGAAGAAGAGCTCCACAACACCAGAACAGCCCTTCAGCAACACAAATGCATGTTGGAGGAAATCATTAACGCGTACAGGACTTCTGAATTTGACAGTGTTATGCAGCAAATTTCCAAAGCCCTTGAAATCCAGGAGGGTGCTTCAGAGAAGGCGTCAATGGCATGGGATGCAAGCCTTGGTGACCGCATGTCGGAAGACCACAGCTTGCAGGATCTTAGCAGCCAAGCTCTCGCTGCTGTCCTGGAGGACCTTGCACAGCACCTCAAAGACAGAGCCAATGTCCTGAAAGAGATATCGGTGGCTTTGCTGTCTCTATCTCCGGAGGAGGCCCTCAGAGATTGCCATAAGCTCCTAAAGATTTCGCATAATTCTCCTTATGAGGCATGTGTGGGGGATCTGGAACGCTATTCTTCTCTGCTAGTTCAAGATGCAATTATCCAGGCTCAGGTTTGCTATGGGGCCTACAGAGCGCGGTTGGAATACATAAAGGAGGCGAGGCTGTACAAGGAGTCACTACCCAACATGGATGCTCTGTGTCAGGAGCGTATAAAGGCGGTTACTGCCCTCAGGGAAGAGTATGAAGAATTGCTCCGAAAGCAGCAGAGTGAATATGCCGAGATGATTGTTGTCCTTGAGAAGGAGAACGCAGACCTTAAAGCCAAAGTGGCTCAGCTTGACAATCAGCGGAAATTCCTGGAAGAGGAGCAGCATGAGCAGAGCAAGAAGATGTCAGAGCTTCAGGACAGATACGAAGACGAGATCAGAAATGTGGTTGAGCAGTTAAATAGTACAGAGGACACACTGAAGGCTAAGCAAACTGAAGGGCTCCATCaactagatgctcttctccaGGATAAGCAGAACTTGGAAAAGTACCATGATGAGCAAATTCAGATGCTAGAGAACACATTCCAAGTCAAGATGAAAGAATTGCAAGTCCTCCACAACGAGGAACTGCTGGTTTTGCAGGAGCGCTACAACCAGAACCTGCAGCATTTGCAAGTCTCTTTGGATGAGTACCAAAAGCAGCACACAGAAACCCTGCCCATCATGGCATCTGAAACTGGTGCGGGGGAAGAATGTGCTGCAGATCAGCTCAACAGGGGGATGCAAGTCTCAGAGAGTGAGAAAAACACCATGCATGGATTAAGAGAGCGCGTTCAAGAGCTGGAGGCCCAGATGGATGTCATGAGAGATGAGCTGGAGAACAAGCACCTAGAGGGAAATGCATCCACCCTAAGGGAGAAATACCAGAAAGACTTTGAGAATCTTAAG gCAACTTGTGAACGAGGGTTTGCAGCCATGGAAGAGACTCATCAGAAGAAGATTGAGGACTTGCAAAGGCAACATCAGCGGGAACTGGAGAAGCTGAGGGAAGAGAAAGACCGTTTGCTGGCAGAAGAGACAGCTGCCACCATCTCAG CCATCGAAGCCATGAAGAACGCGCATCGGGAAGAGCTGGAGCGGGAACTGGAAAAGACCCAGCGCTCCCAGATTAGCAGCATCAACTCCGACATTGAGGCCCTCAGGAGGCAATACTT GGAGGAGCTGCAGTCTGTCCAACGTGAACTCGAGGTCCTCTCAGAGCAGTATTCACAGAAGTGCTTGGAAAATGCTCACCTGGCCCAGGCCCTGGAGGCAGAGAGGCAGGCCCTCCGCCAGTGCCAGCGAGAGAATCAAGAGCTCAATGCTCATAATCAG GAGCTGAATAATCGCCTCGCTGCAGAGATCACACGGCTGCGGACACTGCTGACCGGGGAGGGAGGGGTAGAGACTGCTGGCTCGCCTCTTACCCAAGGCAAGGACGCCTATGAGTTGGAG GTCCTGCTGAGAGTCAAGGAATCGGAAATCCAGTACTTGAAGCAGGAGATCAGCTCCTTGAAGGATGAATTACAGACAGCATTGAGG GAGAAGAAATACGCCAGTGACAAGTATAAAGACATCTACACAGAGCTCAGCATTGTGAAGGCCAAGGCGGACTGTGACCTCAGCAGGCTGAAAGAACAGCTCAAGGCAGCCACCGAAGCCCTTGGTGGGAAATCCCCAGAAAACACCACAGTGTCCGGATATGGTCAGTCCCCTCAACTGGCTCGGTTATTAAATGGAAGCAGTGCCAAGTCTCGTGTGTCAGTGGAGGCTCTTTGCGGGGACTCTTATG ATATTATGAAATCCAAAAGCAACCCTGATTTCTTGAAGAAAGACAGGACCAGTGTTGGCCGACAACTAAGAAATATCAGATCAAAG aGTCTGAAGGAAGGCCTGACTGTGCAGGAGC